The Micromonospora krabiensis genome window below encodes:
- a CDS encoding hemolysin family protein, with product MLIVLGLVLIIVLTAATGYFVAQEFGYVAVDRGKLRQLADDGDQAAARALEVTGRLSFMLSGAQLGITVTALLVGYVAEPFLGAGLTDLLGLAGVAESLSLPLSVALALIIATVVQMVLGELAPKNMAIARAEPVARALSRSTLIYLRVAGPVVRLFDRAAVRLLRRVGIEPIEELPSGATPEDLEQIIAESRQEGHLDAEMSNLLDRGLDFRELTAGEAMVPRVDVHTVRADEPVSRVVELLDTGHSRFPVRGAEGVDDLVGVVGIADVLGVHPRQRATTPVRAIAVPPLLVPETLPLPTVLDRLRSGHRQLACVVDEYGGFAGVITLEDIAEELVGPIRDEDDPPERAPARQDDGSWVVPARWRIDEVADSTGITLPEAPEYDTLSGLVMRELGRVPEVGDRLEINLLADGEDGEVDRRALVEVLAVDRHVADSVRLRVTEPGQRPEVSA from the coding sequence GTGTTGATCGTCCTCGGCCTCGTCCTGATCATCGTTCTCACCGCCGCCACCGGCTACTTCGTGGCCCAGGAGTTCGGCTACGTCGCCGTCGACCGGGGCAAGCTGCGCCAGCTCGCCGACGACGGCGACCAGGCCGCCGCCCGGGCGCTCGAAGTGACCGGACGGCTCTCCTTCATGCTCTCGGGAGCCCAGCTCGGCATCACCGTCACCGCCCTGCTCGTCGGTTACGTCGCGGAGCCCTTCCTGGGCGCCGGCCTCACCGACCTGCTCGGCCTGGCCGGGGTCGCCGAGTCGCTGAGTCTTCCGCTCTCCGTCGCCCTGGCTCTGATCATCGCCACCGTCGTGCAGATGGTGCTCGGCGAGCTGGCCCCGAAGAACATGGCCATCGCCCGCGCCGAACCGGTCGCCCGGGCGCTGTCCCGCTCCACCCTGATCTACCTGCGGGTGGCGGGCCCGGTGGTCCGCCTCTTCGACCGCGCCGCCGTGCGGCTGCTGCGCCGGGTCGGCATCGAGCCGATCGAGGAGCTGCCCAGCGGCGCCACCCCGGAGGACCTGGAGCAGATCATCGCCGAGTCCCGCCAGGAGGGGCACCTCGACGCGGAGATGTCCAACCTGCTCGACCGGGGGCTCGACTTCCGTGAGCTGACCGCCGGCGAGGCGATGGTGCCGCGCGTCGACGTGCACACCGTACGCGCCGACGAGCCGGTCAGCCGCGTCGTCGAGCTGCTCGACACCGGCCACTCCCGCTTCCCCGTACGCGGTGCGGAGGGCGTGGACGACCTGGTCGGCGTCGTCGGCATCGCCGACGTGCTCGGGGTGCACCCGCGGCAGCGCGCCACCACCCCGGTGCGCGCGATCGCCGTACCGCCGCTGCTGGTGCCCGAGACCCTGCCGCTGCCGACGGTGCTGGACCGGCTGCGGTCCGGCCACCGCCAGCTCGCCTGCGTGGTCGACGAGTACGGCGGGTTCGCCGGTGTGATCACGCTGGAGGACATCGCCGAGGAGCTGGTCGGCCCGATCCGGGACGAGGACGACCCGCCGGAGCGGGCGCCGGCCCGGCAGGACGACGGTTCCTGGGTGGTGCCGGCCCGCTGGCGCATCGACGAGGTGGCCGACAGCACGGGCATCACCCTGCCCGAGGCTCCCGAGTACGACACGCTCTCCGGCCTCGTCATGCGCGAGCTGGGGCGGGTGCCCGAGGTGGGGGACCGGCTGGAGATCAACCTGTTGGCCGACGGCGAGGACGGCGAGGTGGACCGGCGCGCCCTGGTCGAGGTACTCGCCGTCGACCGGCACGTGGCCGACTCCGTACGGCTGCGGGTGACCGAGCCGGGCCAGCGCCCGGAGGTGTCGGCGTGA
- the mnhG gene encoding monovalent cation/H(+) antiporter subunit G: MLGTIADWVGGLFVVAGAVLALAAGVGVLRFPDVLDRMHAATKPQTLGVLLLLAGLALRLRSPADIGMVALVALFQLATAPVAAQMIGRAAYRSGRVDRSLLDADELAGR, encoded by the coding sequence ATGCTGGGCACGATCGCCGACTGGGTGGGTGGCCTGTTCGTGGTGGCCGGCGCGGTGCTCGCCCTGGCCGCCGGCGTCGGGGTGCTGCGCTTCCCGGACGTGCTGGACCGGATGCACGCCGCCACCAAGCCGCAGACGCTCGGTGTGCTGCTCCTGCTGGCCGGCCTCGCGCTGCGCCTGCGCAGCCCGGCGGACATCGGGATGGTGGCGCTGGTGGCGTTGTTCCAGCTGGCCACGGCCCCGGTGGCGGCGCAGATGATCGGTCGGGCGGCGTACCGGTCCGGCCGGGTCGACCGGTCCCTGCTCGACGCCGACGAGCTGGCCGGGCGCTGA
- a CDS encoding monovalent cation/H+ antiporter complex subunit F yields the protein MNTFLAVVLTGLLSVTALLALARLYRGPSLLDRVVAADMLLATMIGAVGAEAAVNRHATTLPVLVVLSLLGFIGSVSLVRFAVREDH from the coding sequence GTGAACACCTTCCTCGCCGTCGTGCTCACCGGCCTGCTGTCGGTGACCGCGCTCCTCGCGCTGGCCCGGCTCTACCGGGGGCCGTCACTGCTGGACCGGGTGGTCGCCGCCGACATGCTGCTCGCCACCATGATCGGTGCGGTCGGGGCGGAGGCCGCCGTCAACCGGCACGCCACCACCCTGCCGGTGCTGGTGGTGCTCTCGCTGCTGGGGTTCATCGGCTCGGTCTCGCTGGTCCGGTTCGCCGTACGCGAGGACCACTGA
- a CDS encoding Na+/H+ antiporter subunit E, whose translation MSTEPHSDEPPRPPRARVGRWRDQFLALGWLVLVWNLLWGEFTWGNLAAGLLVGGAVLVFFPLPPVTFGGRVRPRWLLAFVGRFVVELVLASIHVARIAVQPGFRPRGGIIAIPLRVRTDLNMALTAEAVSLVPGTLVLEVDRDNAVLYVHVLDVRRPQDLAENRARVLDIERRIVRAVGSTAELRQVQTDPVPKENRP comes from the coding sequence GTGAGCACCGAGCCGCACTCCGACGAGCCGCCCCGGCCACCACGCGCCCGGGTGGGCCGCTGGCGCGACCAGTTCCTGGCGCTGGGCTGGCTGGTGCTGGTCTGGAACCTGCTCTGGGGCGAGTTCACCTGGGGAAACCTGGCCGCCGGCCTGCTGGTGGGCGGGGCGGTGCTGGTGTTCTTCCCGCTGCCGCCGGTCACCTTCGGCGGCCGGGTCCGCCCGCGCTGGCTGCTGGCGTTCGTCGGCCGGTTCGTCGTCGAACTGGTGCTCGCCAGCATCCACGTGGCCCGCATCGCGGTGCAGCCCGGCTTCCGGCCACGCGGCGGCATCATCGCGATTCCGCTGCGGGTGCGTACGGACCTGAACATGGCGCTCACCGCGGAGGCGGTGTCGCTGGTGCCGGGCACGCTGGTCCTGGAGGTGGACCGGGACAACGCCGTCCTCTACGTGCACGTGCTCGACGTGCGTCGGCCGCAGGACCTGGCCGAGAACCGCGCGCGTGTCCTCGACATCGAGCGGCGGATCGTCCGGGCCGTCGGCTCGACCGCGGAGCTGCGCCAGGTGCAGACCGATCCCGTCCCGAAGGAGAACCGTCCGTGA
- a CDS encoding Na+/H+ antiporter subunit D, with product MNRLLPLPVVVPLLGAALTLVLGRWPGLQRAISVAGLTTTLAVAGVLLVEAYRHGPVVLAIGGWPAPVGIVLVADQLAALMLVVSAAVTLCVLLYSIGQGRGETGETAPVTIYHPTYLVLTAGVTNAFLAGDLFNLFVGFEILLAASFVLITLGGTEARIRTGSTYVVVSILSSMVFLAAVGLVYAATGTLNLAQLAQRLDALPDGVRLALQLMLLLAFGVKAAVFPLSAWLPDSYPTAPAPVTAVFAGLLTKVGVYAVIRTETLLFPDGKVGTLLMVVAGLTMLVGILGAVAQSDLKRVFSFTLVSHIGYMIFGVGLSTVAGLSGAIFYVVHHITIQTTLFLVAGLVEERAGSTDLRRLGGLARMAPLLGVLFFVPAMNLAGVPPFSGFLGKLGLLQAGVAAGGALPGALVAAGTVTSLLTLYVASRVWNVAFWRAPQVTTDEPAVRLPGLMVGATVALVLFGLALTVVAGPLFDVTADAASDLRDRTPYLRAVLPEGGPW from the coding sequence GTGAACCGGCTGCTGCCGTTGCCGGTGGTGGTGCCGCTGCTCGGCGCGGCCCTCACCCTGGTGCTCGGCCGGTGGCCCGGGTTGCAGCGCGCCATCAGCGTCGCCGGGCTGACCACCACCCTCGCGGTCGCCGGCGTGCTGCTCGTCGAGGCGTACCGGCACGGGCCGGTGGTGCTGGCGATCGGCGGCTGGCCCGCCCCGGTCGGCATCGTGCTGGTCGCCGACCAGCTCGCCGCGCTGATGCTGGTGGTGTCGGCGGCGGTGACCCTGTGCGTGCTGCTCTACTCGATCGGTCAGGGGCGGGGGGAGACCGGCGAGACCGCGCCGGTGACCATCTACCACCCGACCTACCTGGTGCTGACCGCCGGCGTCACGAACGCGTTCCTGGCGGGGGACCTGTTCAACCTGTTCGTCGGCTTCGAGATCCTGCTCGCCGCGAGCTTCGTGCTGATCACCCTCGGCGGTACGGAGGCCCGGATCCGCACCGGGTCGACGTACGTGGTGGTGAGCATCCTCTCCTCGATGGTCTTCCTGGCGGCCGTCGGCCTGGTGTACGCGGCCACCGGCACGCTCAACCTGGCCCAGCTCGCGCAGCGGCTGGACGCGCTGCCGGACGGCGTACGCCTGGCGTTGCAACTGATGCTGCTCCTCGCCTTCGGCGTGAAGGCGGCGGTGTTCCCGCTCTCCGCCTGGCTGCCGGACAGCTACCCGACGGCGCCGGCGCCGGTCACCGCGGTCTTCGCCGGCCTGCTCACCAAGGTGGGCGTGTACGCGGTCATCCGCACCGAGACGCTGCTCTTCCCCGACGGGAAGGTGGGCACCCTGCTGATGGTGGTGGCCGGGCTGACGATGCTGGTCGGCATCCTCGGCGCGGTGGCGCAGTCCGACCTCAAGCGGGTGTTCTCGTTCACCCTGGTCAGCCACATCGGCTACATGATCTTCGGGGTCGGGCTGAGCACCGTGGCCGGGCTCTCCGGCGCGATCTTCTACGTGGTGCACCACATCACGATCCAGACCACGCTGTTCCTCGTCGCCGGCCTGGTCGAGGAGCGGGCCGGCAGCACCGACCTGCGTCGGCTGGGCGGGCTGGCCCGGATGGCCCCGCTGCTCGGCGTGCTCTTCTTCGTGCCCGCGATGAACCTGGCCGGCGTACCTCCGTTCTCCGGTTTCCTGGGCAAGCTCGGCCTGCTCCAGGCCGGCGTGGCCGCCGGCGGCGCGCTGCCCGGCGCGCTGGTCGCGGCCGGCACCGTGACCAGCCTCCTCACCCTGTACGTGGCCTCCCGGGTGTGGAACGTGGCGTTCTGGCGCGCCCCACAGGTCACCACCGACGAACCGGCCGTCCGGCTGCCCGGGCTGATGGTCGGCGCGACCGTCGCGCTCGTCCTGTTCGGGTTGGCGCTGACGGTCGTCGCCGGCCCGCTCTTCGACGTCACCGCCGACGCCGCGAGCGACCTGCGTGACCGCACCCCGTACCTGCGGGCCGTCCTGCCCGAGGGCGGGCCGTGGTGA
- a CDS encoding Na(+)/H(+) antiporter subunit C, producing MSASGSNPTLVLVVAVGVVVACGVNLLLERSLSRILLGVILLGNGVNLLILLGGRSGAAPVVGTAPEDRMSDPLPQAMVLTSIVITFGLTAFLLAVSYRSWYLTGDDEVPDDQEDRQIIRLAERDESVTADLGGEGPNGDPEQVDPEPARRRLRRGDGVG from the coding sequence GTGAGCGCGAGCGGGTCGAACCCCACGCTGGTGCTGGTGGTCGCCGTCGGCGTGGTGGTCGCCTGCGGCGTGAACCTCCTGCTGGAACGGAGCCTCAGCCGGATCCTGCTCGGCGTGATCCTGCTGGGCAACGGGGTCAACCTGCTCATCCTGCTGGGCGGGCGTTCCGGGGCCGCCCCGGTCGTCGGCACCGCGCCGGAGGACCGGATGAGCGATCCGCTGCCGCAGGCCATGGTGCTGACCTCGATCGTGATCACGTTCGGGCTGACCGCGTTCCTGCTCGCGGTGAGCTACCGCAGCTGGTACCTGACCGGCGACGACGAGGTGCCGGACGACCAGGAGGACCGGCAGATCATCCGGCTGGCCGAACGCGACGAGTCGGTCACCGCCGACCTCGGTGGGGAGGGGCCGAACGGCGACCCGGAGCAGGTCGACCCGGAGCCGGCCCGTCGCCGGCTGCGCCGTGGGGACGGCGTCGGATGA
- a CDS encoding Na+/H+ antiporter subunit A has product MLVLLILHLVAALLAPLFVRWWGPRACYPLAVAPAAAFAWALARTPAVRDGGAVVETYPWIRQLGLDVALRLTTLSWLLTLLVGGVGALVLVYCARYFTADSLGLGRFAAVLVAFAGAMLLLVLADDLLLLYVGWELTTIFSYLLIGHSTERRASRWAAAQALMVTTLGGLAMLVGFIMLGVHAGTYRWSEIAAQPLPGGGYLVAAVVLILVGALSKSAILPFNSWLPVAMAAPTPVSAYLHAAAMVKAGVYLIGMLAPVLAAVGPWRPVTIVAGLATMLVGGWAALRQTDLKLLLAYGTVSQLGLLVVLTGAGTPDAALAGVAMLLAHALFKAALFLVVGIIDHGAGTRDLRELSGLRHGSGPLVGVAVLAAASMAGVPPLFGFVAKEAVFAAFIDRPVILAGLVAGTVLTVAYSVRFLWGAFADRPGVEQTPLDRIAPSLLVPAVVLAVAGLVAGPVAGGVDGLLRPYAELFGTAHAHLVLWPGLTPALGLSALVLVAGGGLFALRGPLAPVLARLRAPVSGNRGYEWVIGRFDRLAVEVTSVTQRGSLPQYLATILIVLVLLPGGAMIAARPWEERVTSWGTPVQLVVALVLAVAAVLAVGARRRLTAMLLVGVTGYGTAMLFVLYGAPDLALTQFLVETATIAVFVLVLRRLPERFSVRPLRRARWLRRTLAVAVGVAAAGLAFTAAGAREAPAISAAFPELSVDEGHGRNIVNVTLVDIRAWDTMGEMAVLVVTATGVASLIFERSRTGPRPRRPEPSRRPSRPGRPIWLRGGSRLEERRRSIVFEVVTRLIFHTVVLFSLFLLFSGHNAPGGGFSGGLVASLALVVRYLAGGRYELAESAPIGAGTVLGAGLAVSVGTGVIALLAGGSVLQSARVDLYLPLVGHFYLVTSVFFDIGVYLVVVGLMLDILRSLGAEVDRHIETAGTATRGLAAEPGERP; this is encoded by the coding sequence GTGCTCGTACTGCTGATCCTTCACCTCGTGGCGGCACTGCTCGCGCCGCTGTTCGTCCGGTGGTGGGGTCCGCGTGCCTGCTATCCGCTGGCCGTGGCGCCCGCCGCCGCCTTCGCCTGGGCGCTGGCCCGCACCCCGGCGGTACGCGACGGCGGCGCGGTGGTCGAGACGTACCCGTGGATCCGGCAGTTGGGCCTCGACGTGGCGCTGCGGCTGACCACCCTGTCCTGGCTGTTGACGTTGCTGGTCGGCGGGGTCGGCGCGCTGGTGCTGGTCTACTGCGCCCGCTACTTCACGGCGGATTCGTTGGGCCTGGGCCGGTTCGCCGCCGTGCTGGTGGCGTTCGCCGGCGCGATGCTCCTCCTGGTCCTCGCCGACGACCTGCTGCTGCTCTACGTCGGCTGGGAGCTGACCACGATCTTCTCGTACCTGCTGATCGGGCACAGCACCGAGCGGCGGGCCAGCCGGTGGGCGGCGGCCCAGGCGCTGATGGTCACCACGCTGGGCGGGCTGGCGATGCTGGTCGGCTTCATCATGCTCGGGGTGCACGCCGGCACGTACCGCTGGTCGGAGATCGCGGCGCAGCCGCTGCCCGGCGGCGGTTACCTGGTCGCCGCGGTGGTGCTCATCCTCGTCGGGGCGCTGTCCAAGTCGGCGATCCTGCCGTTCAACTCCTGGCTTCCGGTGGCGATGGCGGCGCCCACGCCGGTGAGCGCGTACCTGCACGCGGCGGCCATGGTGAAGGCCGGCGTCTACCTGATCGGGATGCTCGCGCCGGTCCTGGCGGCGGTCGGCCCGTGGCGGCCGGTGACGATCGTGGCCGGCCTGGCCACCATGCTCGTCGGCGGTTGGGCCGCGCTGCGGCAGACGGACCTGAAGCTGCTGTTGGCGTACGGGACGGTGAGCCAGCTCGGCCTGCTGGTGGTGTTGACCGGGGCGGGCACCCCCGACGCCGCGCTGGCCGGGGTCGCCATGCTGCTCGCGCATGCCCTGTTCAAGGCGGCGCTGTTCCTGGTCGTCGGGATCATCGACCACGGCGCCGGCACCCGGGACCTGCGGGAACTCTCGGGTCTGCGGCACGGCTCCGGCCCGCTGGTCGGCGTCGCGGTGCTGGCCGCCGCGTCCATGGCGGGGGTGCCACCGCTGTTCGGCTTCGTCGCCAAGGAGGCGGTGTTCGCCGCGTTCATCGACCGGCCGGTGATCCTCGCCGGGCTGGTCGCGGGCACGGTCCTCACGGTCGCCTACAGCGTGCGGTTCCTGTGGGGCGCGTTCGCCGACCGGCCGGGCGTGGAGCAGACCCCGCTGGACCGGATCGCGCCGTCGCTGCTGGTGCCGGCGGTGGTGCTCGCCGTCGCCGGGCTGGTCGCCGGTCCCGTGGCCGGCGGGGTGGACGGGCTGCTCCGCCCGTACGCCGAGCTGTTCGGCACCGCCCACGCCCACCTGGTGCTGTGGCCCGGGCTCACCCCCGCGCTCGGCCTGTCCGCGTTGGTGCTGGTCGCGGGCGGCGGACTGTTCGCGCTGCGCGGCCCGCTCGCGCCGGTGCTGGCCCGGCTCCGGGCCCCGGTGAGCGGCAACAGGGGGTACGAGTGGGTGATCGGCCGCTTCGACCGGCTCGCGGTGGAGGTCACCAGCGTCACGCAGCGCGGATCGCTGCCGCAGTATCTGGCGACGATCCTGATCGTGCTGGTGCTGCTGCCGGGCGGGGCGATGATCGCGGCCCGCCCCTGGGAGGAGCGCGTCACCTCGTGGGGCACGCCGGTGCAGCTGGTCGTCGCCCTGGTGCTCGCGGTGGCGGCGGTGCTCGCGGTCGGCGCTCGTCGCCGGCTGACGGCGATGCTGCTGGTGGGGGTGACCGGCTACGGCACGGCGATGCTGTTCGTCCTGTACGGCGCGCCCGACCTGGCACTCACCCAGTTCCTGGTGGAGACCGCGACGATCGCGGTGTTCGTGCTCGTGCTGCGCCGGCTGCCGGAGCGGTTCTCGGTGCGACCGTTGCGGCGGGCCCGCTGGCTGCGCCGCACGCTCGCGGTGGCGGTCGGCGTCGCTGCCGCCGGGCTGGCCTTCACCGCCGCCGGTGCGCGTGAGGCACCGGCCATCTCGGCCGCCTTTCCGGAGCTGTCGGTCGACGAGGGACACGGCCGCAACATCGTCAACGTGACCCTGGTCGACATCCGGGCCTGGGACACGATGGGGGAGATGGCGGTGCTGGTGGTGACCGCGACCGGCGTGGCCAGCCTGATCTTCGAACGGTCCCGCACCGGGCCCCGCCCGCGCCGCCCCGAGCCGTCCCGGCGGCCGAGCCGGCCGGGCCGGCCGATCTGGCTGCGCGGCGGCTCCCGGCTGGAGGAACGACGGCGGTCGATCGTGTTCGAGGTCGTCACCCGGCTCATCTTCCACACGGTGGTGCTGTTCTCGCTGTTCCTGCTCTTCTCCGGTCACAACGCGCCGGGCGGCGGCTTCAGCGGTGGACTGGTGGCGAGCCTCGCACTGGTCGTCCGCTACCTCGCGGGCGGCCGGTACGAGCTGGCCGAGTCGGCCCCGATCGGCGCCGGTACGGTCCTCGGCGCCGGGCTGGCCGTCTCCGTCGGCACCGGTGTGATCGCGTTACTCGCCGGCGGTTCGGTTCTCCAGAGCGCGCGGGTCGACCTCTACCTGCCGTTGGTCGGCCACTTCTACCTGGTCACCTCGGTCTTCTTCGACATCGGTGTCTACCTGGTCGTGGTGGGGCTGATGCTGGACATCCTGCGCAGCCTCGGCGCGGAGGTGGACCGGCACATCGAGACCGCGGGCACGGCCACCCGGGGTCTCGCCGCCGAGCCGGGGGAGCGGCCGTGA